One window of the Rhipicephalus sanguineus isolate Rsan-2018 chromosome 2, BIME_Rsan_1.4, whole genome shotgun sequence genome contains the following:
- the LOC119381245 gene encoding cytochrome P450 2H1-like, whose translation MCDIVLGSATSTNVYLHWNLLNLASRADDLQAELQREIDRVVGRSRSPCWEDHKRMPLTMATIWEMFRWKVAAPFNLPRGVGEDMKFKQYSLLKDTVVFPNLVAVHRNRKLWKDPDAFDPSRFLRGDGKAQTTRPEGLLTFSVGKRMCPGEAMAISQIFLFMTTLLHRFCILPVDGETYSISPFGPSLELADTKLRFIARSTGRESHC comes from the exons ATGTGCGACATAGTGCTGGGCTCAGCGACCAGCACTAACGTGTACCTGCATTGGAACCTACTCAACCTTGCCAGTCGTGCCGACGATCTACAGGCGGAGCTACAAAGGGAGATTGACCGCGTGGTGGGACGCAGTCGTTCACCCTGCTGGGAGGACCACAAGCGCATGCCACTTACAATGGCCACCATATGGGAAATGTTCCGCTGGAAAGTTGCGGCGCCATTCAACCTACCACGAGG CGTTGGCGAAGACATGAAGTTCAAGCAGTACAGTTTGCTGAAGGACACCGTCGTTTTCCCGAACCTAGTGGCAGTCCACAGGAACAGGAAATTATGGAAGGACCCGGACGCCTTTGATCCTTCACGTTTCCTGAGAGGTGATGGGAAAGCTCAGACGACGAGACCTGAGGGGCTGCTGACATTTTCTGTTG GAAAGCGAATGTGCCCTGGAGAAGCAATGGCCATTTCCCAGATATTTCTCTTCATGACGACGCTCCTTCATCGTTTTTGCATCCTTCCTGTGGATGGCGAAACGTACAGCATTTCGCCATTCGGGCCATCTTTGGAACTAGCGGACACAAAGCTTCGATTTATTGCCCGGTCAACAGGAAGGGAAAGCCATTGTTGA